Genomic window (Aethina tumida isolate Nest 87 chromosome 4, icAetTumi1.1, whole genome shotgun sequence):
TCAAATATTAAGTTACAAGCAAcaggaaattgaaataaattaatatttttttgacttatatttaatttttttatatgtatattatgtgAGTgtgattacaaataatttaataaagaatattaatttgagtatttttttatattaattcatttcttaAATACGAATTGTATTGTTCTTTAAAACAACACCGAGTTCTAAGcgcatgaatatttatttttcaatatcggaaatgaaaattgttgataaattgTCAGAAAAGCTTTTTAAACTATGTTGTCTATAAAGATTGAGGGAAGTGGTCCTCTACTGAGACTTATTGCAGATGTTAAATgtgttaatattgtaatatacatttcctgtattattaaattgttttttattgttaaaaatatatattaaattcatcaaTATGTCATATATCAATATACAATTCGGAGGCACAATTTTTAAGGAAcaggaaattgaaataaattaatatttttttaagacttgtatctaattttttatatgtaaatgtgaattacaaataatttgataaaggATTTTAATTAGAgtactttttgtattttttaaatattagttgcACATAAAAAAAGAGCGCGTTTGTACTACATTTCAGGaagcaatataaataattaaattaaaatctaattaaaaattttgataaagctTCTTCTCTTCATACAATTacgaaaactaataaaaactaaagaaatgtTATTCTttcttatattgtttaattgaaatgattATACTGTTTAATCAGACCGgttcaatttatcaaaaaaattagataattcaCTTGACCTTCCAGTTTGTGTTTGAAAGTGAAATAATGCAGATCGTTTCATTCTTCCTTGTGATTTCTGGCGTTTTCTGTGTTAACAACGCCTTGTATTACGATTTATCATGGGGATTTgacaataatacaatttattggcCTAATGCAAAAACATTCAActtcacaaaaaaattagcaggatataataagaaattttggtaaaaaataatctcATACTTAAAGACAAACGtcaaacaatttgtttaaggTATTCGGCAAATGAATTTGAGGCGGGAGAACATGGAGGAACACATTTTGATGCCCCGTATCATTTCAACAAGGATGGCTGGAAAGTTGGTGAACTACCATTCACCAGACTAATTTCCAAAGGTATTACTAAACAAAACCATCAACGaacgtataataattaaataataatatatttaggtGCTCTGGTCGACGTAAGTCAATTAGTACCAGATACATTGAACAACTTCGAACTCCTCCCCATACATTTGGAGGACTGGGAACGCAAAAATGGTCCGTTTGAGAGTGACACAATTCTCTTGATAAAATTCGGCCACTCCAAACATTGGACAAACCGAGAGAAATACCTCGGACTTATTgaagacaaattaaatttccccGGAATCTCTGAATCAGCGGCCCAATGGATTGTGAATCGCAAGAAGTTTTACGGTGTTGGTGTCGATACTGCCAGTGTTGATCCGGGAAACAGTACCGACTTCAAGGCGCATCAAATTTTCGCCAACGCACAACTGTTCAACATCGAAAACgcgaaaattgttgaaaaattgccAGAAAAGGGTTTTAAACTGTTCGTATTGCCTATGAAGATCGAGGAGGGAACTGGTGCTCCGCTAAGACTTGTTGCGGAAGTTAATTGAACTCCtagtgtattaataaatatattctgtattattaaattgttttttattgttgaaaaaaattattgtgtcaATTTTGATGGTCAAATAAGTGCAGTTGTCATCAGTAAACATGGCCGTGAACatagaaaatttgaatctCACCGGTTTAAGTGATAATAACGCTATTGCTGGTGATAAAAAACTACCCAAATGCATCCCCCAAGATGTAAATGAAGCCGACTTTGTCAAACACAGAATATTTTAC
Coding sequences:
- the LOC109596116 gene encoding kynurenine formamidase-like, encoding MQIVSFFLVISGVFCVNNALYYDLSWGFDNNTIYWPNAKTFNFTKKLAGYNKKFWYSANEFEAGEHGGTHFDAPYHFNKDGWKVGELPFTRLISKGALVDVSQLVPDTLNNFELLPIHLEDWERKNGPFESDTILLIKFGHSKHWTNREKYLGLIEDKLNFPGISESAAQWIVNRKKFYGVGVDTASVDPGNSTDFKAHQIFANAQLFNIENAKIVEKLPEKGFKLFVLPMKIEEGTGAPLRLVAEVN